The following DNA comes from Salmo trutta chromosome 15, fSalTru1.1, whole genome shotgun sequence.
CTGGTCGGAAACACTTCGCTTCTTCTGGTCAAGGCGATGGCTCTCGTTTCCTCTCTTGGTCGATTGCTACAACATGGAAACAAATGTTAAACCCTTTTCGAAGAGAACGGCTATCTCTGATATTCATTTCTATACATATTTCTATTATTGAATGATTAAGATGATACAATGATCAAAGCAAAATGTTTGAGTgcagtgggggctgctgaggggaggacagctcgtAATGGAGAAAATGGAATGGCATGAAACACCTGgagaccatgtgtttgatgtatttgataccattccgctctagccattaccacaagcccatcctccccaattaaggtgccaccaacctcctgtggttgagTGTGAGGGCCGACAGACCCTGACTAATAAAACCACCTCTACAGATTGCAGTTCTTGAGTGAAGCACAGATGTTGACCCATGCTGTCACCATGTAAAATGAATGTAAATTGAGGTCCCCCTTTGGGGCAGTGTACAGTacaaggtgtcttttatacagaatCTGTGGTTAATGCTATGGTTAATCTCATATATTTGCATTTCCTTTGTTAATCAATTTATAAAGAAAACCCTCCCCTGAACACACAGTTACTCTTGCATGGATGGGTAGTAAATGGCTTATCTTCTTGCCTGGTCATCTGTTGCTAGGGAGAGATGCCAGCAATAAGATGGATCTGACAGCCCATGGAACACCTTACAGGGCTGAGCCCTAGCTCAAGCAGATTCATCACAGAGCTAGATGGACAAGATTCACTCACTTTCTTTGGTTGGCAATGGGTTCTTCACTCTGGTCTCCGTCTTCTTCAGCCTAGTCTTGTCAAAGCTGGAGATTTCTCTCATATTGGGTTTGTCAGACATGATAGCTGTACATGAAGAGGGAGATGCAAATGAGGCACAGTAGTTGCTATCAATATGTTCCCATCCGAATGGCTATGAGTATGGACACGCCTTAGAATGAAACATTACTCATAATAATTTCAGCCAAACAGGGTTTCAAGACTGCTACCCTTGTGGGTGTGAAGGACAGCTGTTGTAAGATTTTCATGGATGAGTGTTGGTCTCTCTGCCTGACAGATCACCAATGCCCACCCCTCAGACCCTCCATGTATTGTTGGGCTTGGCCTTTGTTCTCCGATGTACTCATCCTtcattctctccccctttctACCCCTCCTTGTAAATCCAGTCCTGTTGCATGTGCTCCCCTTCCACCCAGGGAGTGCTCAGACAAATGATTGAGAATAAGCGCCCCATCATATTACAGTAATATCCCCTCCTAAAACAATCACTGTCTTTTTGGATAATGCTGTCTAATAGCCAGCCTACTGCGGCACTTATAGTAACTGTCTTTATCATCCTAGTAAAAGGGTGGCAAATGgactgtagtagatatggcaTGATATATAGACACAGATGCAGTATATATGATTTACATGTAGTATATGAAGCTACAGATCTAATGCAGAGAATTTCTTACCGTAGAGCAGGGTGTGCTGCGTCCAAAAGCTACACGTGCCTGTGTCTGTCTATGAGTGGTCCAGAGCTGCATCTGACACTGCATGTGGGTGCCTCCTGCAGGGTGTGGGCAGGGGAGGGGgctattgatctctctctccctttttttctttctctctctctctctctccctctctccatcctgacACATCATGAAATATTCATGCCACGTAGTAGGAGGGGTAGCAGCAGCTTCCAGAGTAAAACTGCTGATTCCACACTGATAGGAAATATATTAGGCTGCATTATGTTGGGGATAAAAGGCAATTATGTAATGGATGAACATCATGATTTTTAAAAGACGTAGTTAATGCTGATGTGAGTTAGTTTTAAAGCAACAGGACTTCTTCAAGGGGCATGTAGTCTGGTGGGAAACATAAAAGGATCAGTCATGCCTGTTAGATTTGCAGATCTTCACCACTGCCATTTGTTGTGTGTCATCTCATCTAATGACTTGAGTGTATACTGTGCTTTTCCGTCAGACTGAGCACAGCACTGGGGCAAGGTTTCAAAGACATTTATTCTGAATATCCATAGAAATATACTGTGATACATTCAAAAGAAATATGCACACGCTGAGACAATGTGGAATCAGCTGGAGATGAAGACGGATTTCTTTGAGCAGATGGACAAATATCAATGTTCAAGGATACATTCTCCTCATTCCTGGTCAACTGTATGGCTGCTCAAGATAGAGGGGCCAACATTCTGTCTGCAGCCTCTGTGCTGCACACACGAAGAGGGTATCTGACACATTAGACGCATGGTGATTCTTTGTCTGACAGCTGCACCCTGAGACTGGGTggcagtctgtttctgctctcttgccaactccttatggaattgtcataCTTGGTAATGACAATGGCGTAGGcaatagcacaaacagatctgggaccaggctactgcaTCCTGGCTAGTCAATAAGAACAAGAAGTCTAAGTTaatcagacacacacagctgttgACAGGGTCCAGGGTCTCTGTTAAGCTGGGGTGGGGCAGGCTGGGTTGGGACACATTCCATTAGTGCGTTGAGGTGGTCGATGCCCATATGACAGAGACCTCTCAATTTCATGACATTGTTACATTATTTAACAATAGTATGCATACATTAGATGCTGACAAACTCCTGAAGGGTCCACAAAACGCATGGCCAATTTAAATGTTATAGTTAGGCCTGCAGTCAATTTGAATATTCATATAAATGTCTGAAGAAAGGGACATTTCTAATGCGTTGACTATCTTAGTGATCATCACTGATGGTGTTTATGGAAAAATGTCATCTTCACCATTAGATGGAGCCAGAGCACATTAAATATTACTATGAGTAAAGCCCTGCCACATGTATTTAGGCCGCCTACCAACAGACTCACTTAACCCTGGTCTGTATGTCTGATCAGGTGAGCTGAGGGCTGCATCTGTCTGAGTATTGTTTCACTTTGGCTGTGTGTTTgatcatacagtgcctttggaaagtattcagaccccttgattttttccacattttgttacattacagccttattctaaaatggataagaTAAAAAATTGTCCTcagcaatcgacacacaataccccataatgacaaagcaaaaaatgttttttttagaaatgtttgcaaatgtataaaaaacagaaataccttatttacataagtattcagaccctttgccatgagactcgaaactgagctcaggtgcatcctgttttcattgatcatccttcagatgtttctacaacttgactggagtccacctgtggtaaatgaaattgattggacatgatatggaatggcacacaccagtctatataaggtcccacagttatcatagcaaaaaccaagccatgaggtcgaaggaattgtccgtagagctcagagacacgattgtgtcgaggcacagattttgggaaaggtaccaaaacatttatgcagcattgaaggtccgtccccaagaacacagtggcatccatcattcttaaatggaagaagtttggaaccaccaagactcttcctagagctggccgcccagacaaactgagcaatcgggggagaagggccttggtcagggaggtgaccaagatcccgatggtcactctgacagagctctaaagttcctctgtggagatgggagaaccttccagaaggacaaccatctctgcagcactccaccaatcagggctttatggtagagtggccagacggaggccactcctcagtataaggcacatgacggtccgcttggagtttgcctaaaggcacctaaagactctcagaccatgagaaacaagattctctggtctgatgaaaccaagattgaactctttggcctgaatgccaagcctcacgtctggagaaaatctggcaccatcccaactgtgaagcatggtggtggcagtatcatgctgtggggatgtttttcagcgtcagggactggaATCAGAaacgaggcaaagatgaacggagcaaagtacagagagctgcttgattaaaacctgccccagagggctcagtacctcagactgttgcgaaggttcaccttccaacaggacaacgaccctaagcacacagccaagacaatgcagaagtggcttcgggacaagtctctgaatgtccttaagtggctcagccagagcccagacttgaacccaataaaacatctctggagagacctgaaaacgcttcccatccaacctgacagagcttgagaggatctgcagagaataatgagagaaactccccaaatacaggtgtgtcaagcttgtagcatcctacccaagaagactcaatgctgtaatcgctgccaaaggtgcttcaacaaagtactgagtaaaggttctgaaaacgtatgtaTTCAGAACCtgttttgcttagtcattatggtgtattgtgtgtagagtaaacatttttttaaatacattttagaacaaggctgtaacataacaaaatgtggaaaaggtcaaggggtctgaacattttctgaaggcactgtatattcgtATTTGAAGAATGATTTCTCTTGTATATAGTGCCTCAATACAAGCACTGGACAGCACAGCATAGTTTAAATTCATTGCTGAAGGAATATGACAGAGCAACTAGTCAGGCTACTGGTTGTTTCTTTTTGACATCTAGCACCCAGTTGGAGATAACCATTACACATGCACTTCTATTGTGATGAGTACAGGGTATTGGCTGGCCACACTGTCATACAGGaccggctccaggcataagtgacataagtgttgaaaataataataattaggaaCTCAGTcagtctcaacttactgttaagagttagaatagtagaatagacAAGGTGTATTTTCTCTTGCTATGTcattcactgacagtcactcaattagccatgtcagctaaacaTTTTTAGATTGGTCAGTTAGCTGGCTAcactatctaaacttgtagtaatcatggccgaataccgacCAGGTacgcagggcacgtgcccagTGGCCCTGACCTCCATggagcccccattgattttgttagtcactctcactcagatattaacatggcataaatcatgggaaaatgtgtagaactgcaggaaattaaCTGTAAAACTGCATATTTTCTTCTCTGGCCCATGGCAAAAttagtagaattgcaggaaaattACTTTAAAGTGTAATTTTCTCTCTCCGCAATCAAGAGgggggcccccaaaaggctagagccagCCCTGCTGTCATACATGTATTTTTGTCAAGCAGTTTTCATCACTGTCCACTAGAGAGCAGTGTAAATAATTTTTTGTTATGCTCTGCACCAACTAACATATCTTCAGATTTTGTGTCCAAAATTCTATCCCTACCTCTTGCACTCTGCATTACTCAATGTCTGCATTAGTCAGACACACTCAGACAACCTGGTTGGCCCTGTTACCACTCTTCACCAAATCCTTCactgtcgagagagagagagaccactctGCAGACCACTTTTCTAGTCACACAGGCCCACTTCATCCTGAGCATCCTGTTAATGGGGGGATTTGAGAGGACAGAAAACATTTGCATTCAGAATAGTATTACAAATCCTGCGATCTGCTCAGTCAGACAGTGTATGAAATGTTTGTGAAGAGGTAACCTTGAGGGGATGACAATAAGGATTCAATAACGGGTGAAGAGACACTGTAGACAATGCAGAAatagttatttttattttgtattctgTAGTTTAGTTAGTACTGTCCTTCTTGTGAAaataactgtctgtctgttgacCCTTTGATAGTGAAACGGCAAGACACAGCATCCCACAACTGTTAGAGGTAGAATCTCATGTTTGCACCATTAGACAGTTAGACCTGACACAAAGCTGACATGATGAGGAATACAGACATACTATTAGTATTGTACTCTACACACTGTGATGGCCGTGCTGCGACTTTGTACTGAGTCACTCGGATTTTGATTTTGTCACTGAGTGTTGTGAGTGGTTTCATGAAAATGGCAAAAGAAAGGAGAGTGGCAGCCTGGAATGGATGGAAATTGAAGTGCCTATAGTGCATGGAACTTTAAGAATtatgcagaacacacacacacacacacacatacctacacacacagaTTCCTAAGGTTTGAACATAAAAGCCCAGAGGGTTTGTTCAGAGATTATAGGCACATCTCACATCAGTGCACAAATCGGTGCCCCCCCTATCTTGCCCTTATTTTTCCCTCCATCTCCTTGGAGCGGAATGCACTTGACGTGTCGCAGCTGTGCTCAACAGAGCAAGGCGATGTTCCCCACTTCCTACGCACCGTCAGTCACCCTCCACCCTTAGATCCCACAGTAAGCACTCCATCTAGGGAGCATTAATCACCATCGTTGAGACAGAGTGATCcccccctgtcccctgtctgaGATACTCAACCGGATTAACATGATACTGTCTCTTGAGGAAACGGTTTATTCTCTGACCATTTGAGGGTCAAACGAGTTAAACAATAATCAAAGGTTTTGTCATGTTGTAGCAGTATCATATGACAATGACATCACTATTGGTCCTTGCAATGAATGTGTTGTTTGTCCTCATCTCACTGTTCTTTTCACTGTGGGGACAAATCAACTTAGACATGTTTTCCAGTGGCCACCACCACCCATTACTGTTGACATCAGACTGCTACACCAATGACATGAGTCTGTGGTTAGCTTACACCAATGACATGAGTCTGTGGTTAGCTTACACCAATGACATGAGTCTGTGGTAGGCTTACACCAATGACATGAGTCTGTGGTTAGCTTACACCAATGACATGAGTCTGTGGTTAGCTTACACCAATGACATGAGTCTGTGGTAGGCTTACACCAATGACATGAGTCTGTGGTTAGCTTACACCAATGACATGAGTCTGTGGTAGGCTTACACCAATGACATGAGTCTGTGGTTAGCTTACACCAATGACATGAGTCTGTGGTAGGCTTACACCAATGCATGAGTTAGTCCCTTATCATCCCCAAGGAGACAATATAGCCTCCATCCATGGAGATGCAGGAGAGAGAGCTGCTTCCCAGAACGAAGCTGTTGTCATGGAAACAGTGTAGGCCTACCGATGGAAACACACGACAATGGGAAaaagggagctgagagagagagcagtcaaCACACACTGACCAGGTCTGGCCTCACCAAGGGCAGAGGCACTAAACGCTttaggtacagtacagtaactgGACTAACGGCAGGTGCTAGTTGTAGGAGGAGGGGAGTAGAAAGCAGGAAGCTGTGGTATGGGCTGTGCCAGACATTTCCCTCCTCTCCCGCTGAGCTCTCTCTGTGAGAAGGTGCATTCTCCCTTCCTGTTACATAAATTCTCTGCGCTTGTGGAGGCGGCTTACATAAGCACCGGAGCTTAATTCTCCTTCGAGACGTTCCTCACTGGCTGACAAATCACATAGTTCCTGCCATTAAAgccccactctctcactctctaccccctctctcattctcccgctctctccctcgaTCTTTCGGTTAACGTTGCTGGGGTGATTTTCCTGCCCTGTCTTGTGAGCTTTCTGTTCACACTGCTATTGTAAAGTTCATCTCCGTTACATCCCTATACTGTGTGGGCACTTATTCATCATTTTGATGAGAGAAACGTTCTTCCCGCCATCAATCCTGACAGTGATAATGAGCCATGGTTGATTTAGTGAATGACGTTTATTAGATTATATTATCTCTCCATCAGTGTGATTAAGAAGCCCTAACTCTCTGAGTGATATCTCAAACGCATTCCTGGCTGAATATTCGATTCTGCATAACTTAACATGGACCAGATGAGCTGAGGAGGCTGAGGAGAGTTGCAACGAACACAGTACATGAGAAAACAAAATCCAAGCAGATTGACAAGGATTAGTTGACTTTTCTCCTATCCATTAGAGAAATTTAACTGAATTGGCCCTAACCTAGAATTAACCTATTATTTTGCACAGGGTGAAGTGTTCGTCTCTATTGGGAGTTACTATTGAATGATGTAAAAGGTCAATATGTTCTATGCATGGTCACAGGGGAATAGTCTGTGACAGCATCTGGAAAAATACCTCCCCAGAGTCATTGTTTTGGAAAAAGGTTTTCCAGGGTCCCTAAGGTGTGAGTCTGAGAGAATGAGTTGACTGAAAACAAAAATCcgagaacagaaagagagagagaaagagaaagagaaaaaagagcGAGAAGGTTgggggtgaggaagagagagtgagttaGTGAGACGTTTTTTTGAATCAGAAGTTTATGAATCCAAAACCTGTATGGGCCTTCACAGAGTTCCTGCCGAGATATACAGTCGCTGTCGGCTCTCTATCTTACTGATCAACTACTTTCTGTCCTATTTCACAGCAGCCGGCATCCACAGTACTCACTAACATCCCGGGGGTGGGGGCTATAGAAAGGGGAAATATTTTTCCCCTCATGGTTACAGGCGCAACTCACTTTCACATCAAAGGAATGCACTGCTCTTTCCCCATGAAACAGGAATAAAAATACAGTAGTGTAATCCAGAGAGTACACCCATGATCTTACCAGGCTTCTACCACTCCTGGAACAGGTGACCAGGTGCTTTATATGATAACCTGCTGCAAGACAGCTCTGTGTTTGGACAGAGCAGGTTCATTGTTTTTTGCTGTTGGCTACATAAACTGAGCAGTGGTCAACATGTGCTGATGTGTGTTTACACCAGTGACGTGCAGTCTGAGTATACAGGGTAGGCAATGCTTAACCTGTGATAATCGaattaaaaaaaactgttatgaaaagccaaataaaaaatgtaattctaTAAAAATTCTCAATGATTCTGGTGGTTTTATGCAAAAAATCTCTAGATGTGCTAAAACTGCATCAAAAGGTCTGCATAGGTGTCACTTCTTTGCCTAGCTTGAAGTAATTTCATTTGATAACATTTTTTGCGCATGCGTATTTCCAAACATGTTGTGTGGGTATTGCCTGGGGTAAACTGTGCACATTTGGGCGTGTCTACATAATTTGGTGCTTTCATCCCTTGAACTGAACAAAGCTATCGAGCAAAAACGACCTGACAAATGAACACTACTGTATTGCGCCTCAAACAATTTTCCAAGTTGGAATAATGTAATGCGCTGTGACTTTATTCATGATAGGCAAGGCAACCATCATCTCCCTCACTGCTAGCTGTCGCGTAGGCGAACAGTAAGTACTGGACTTGTCTGAAACATCACTACCAATTAATAATTTTTACCCAGACTTTAACACATCTTGGCATTTACTTTTGCTTTGTGGACGTAGTGGGAATGGGGCTTCTTCTCCCGCCACTAAATGCGGGGCCAGAGGCTTGGCTTCTACAAGATGGATGTGACTAACTACACTACATTCTATTTGCATGCAGAATAACATTGGACATGGGGTGCTGCTGTGACTTCTACAACGCTGTCACAGAGGTTAACCAGATGAATGGACTTAATTTACAAGTAAAAGTAGGCCTAAATGCATTTTCCTTTGCGGGTTAGGCTACTGTTTAATAATGAGAATAGACAACATCCCTGTAAATGTATTTGACTTAATTTTCAGCTTTCTCTGGCCCTAGTCTCTCATTCTTTCACTACTGTACTCTCACTTGCCTACTCCTGTCACACGTCTGCATTGGCTCTGTGCTGCTGTGCTGTTTGTTgctacttggctacctgccaaactttttttgctttttactttaaaaaaagttTAATCAAACTCTGTATTTAGCGAGTTTACCAAAGTCTTAGCTTTGTCTTCACTCAACTTTTGTCTCTGGCCccatcccagttagggggagtgatgagctccagtaattgtctctggccacATCCCAGTTAGGGGGAATGATGAGCTccagtaattgtctctggccccatcccagttagggggagtgatgagctccagtaattgtctctggccccatcccagttagggggagtgatgagctccagtaattgtctctggccccatcccagttagggggagtgatgagctccagaaaattgtctctggccccatcCCAGTTAGGGGGAATGATGAGCTCCAGTAATTGTCCCTGActccctcccagttagggggaatGATGAGCTccagtaattgtctctggccccatcccagttagggggagtgatgagctccagtaattgtctc
Coding sequences within:
- the LOC115148453 gene encoding thymosin beta-11, whose protein sequence is MSDKPNMREISSFDKTRLKKTETRVKNPLPTKETIDQERKREPSP